In Halobaculum limi, one DNA window encodes the following:
- a CDS encoding phytoene desaturase family protein, producing MRTPRDRSSLAGEDVVVIGGGFGGLSTACYLADAGADVTLLEKNEQLGGRASVLEEDGFRFDMGPSWYLMPDVFETFFGHFDREPSDYYTLSRLDPHYRIFFKDGDQVDMVPDLDANRNTFESYEPGAADAFDDYLRKSERNYEIGMEHFVYEHRDDLVDFIDPDVLRYSWGLSLIGSMQDHVEDYFDHPKLQQIMQYTLVFLGGSPHNTPALYNLMSHVDFNLGVYYPDGGLGAVVDGIVEMGAELGVTYETDAPVTAIKGKRGGFKVETGGDDADTYLPDLVVSDADYAHTEQELLAPEKRQYDADYWESRTYAPSAYLLYMGVEGDVEELAHHTLVLPTDWDDHFEQIFDDPAWPDDPAYYLCVPSKTDDTVAPEGHSNLFVLVPIAAGLEDTPELRSQYRQLVLDDIAANTGVDLRDRIVYEKEFCVDDFAARYNSMKGSALGLAHTLRQTAPFRPGHESSKVDGLYFTGSTTTPGIGVPMCLISGLLTAETMAGSD from the coding sequence ATGCGAACACCTCGTGACCGCTCCTCGCTCGCTGGCGAAGACGTGGTCGTGATCGGCGGCGGGTTCGGCGGCCTCTCGACGGCTTGCTACCTCGCCGACGCCGGCGCGGACGTTACCCTCCTCGAGAAGAACGAACAACTCGGCGGTCGGGCCTCCGTCCTCGAAGAAGACGGCTTCCGCTTCGATATGGGTCCGTCGTGGTACCTGATGCCCGACGTCTTCGAGACGTTCTTCGGCCACTTCGACCGCGAACCGTCGGACTACTACACGCTCTCGCGACTCGACCCCCACTACCGCATCTTCTTCAAAGACGGCGACCAGGTGGACATGGTCCCGGATCTGGACGCGAACCGCAACACGTTCGAGTCGTACGAACCGGGCGCGGCCGACGCCTTCGACGACTACCTCCGCAAGTCCGAGCGTAACTACGAGATCGGGATGGAGCACTTCGTGTACGAACACCGCGACGACCTCGTGGACTTCATCGACCCAGACGTCCTCCGCTACTCGTGGGGCCTCTCGCTCATCGGGTCGATGCAAGACCACGTCGAGGACTACTTCGACCACCCCAAACTCCAGCAGATTATGCAGTACACCCTCGTGTTCCTCGGGGGGTCGCCGCACAACACGCCGGCGCTGTACAACCTGATGAGTCACGTCGACTTCAACCTCGGCGTCTACTACCCGGACGGCGGCCTCGGTGCCGTCGTCGACGGCATCGTCGAGATGGGCGCGGAACTGGGCGTCACCTACGAGACGGACGCCCCCGTCACCGCCATCAAGGGGAAACGCGGCGGATTCAAAGTCGAGACGGGCGGCGACGACGCGGACACGTACCTCCCCGATCTGGTCGTCAGCGACGCCGACTACGCCCACACCGAACAGGAACTGCTCGCGCCCGAGAAGCGCCAGTACGACGCCGACTACTGGGAGTCGCGAACCTATGCACCGTCGGCGTACCTGCTGTACATGGGCGTCGAAGGCGACGTAGAGGAACTCGCACACCACACACTCGTCCTCCCGACCGACTGGGACGACCACTTCGAGCAGATATTCGACGACCCCGCGTGGCCCGACGACCCTGCGTACTACCTGTGTGTTCCCTCGAAGACCGACGACACCGTCGCCCCCGAGGGTCACTCCAACCTGTTCGTCCTCGTCCCCATCGCGGCCGGCCTGGAGGACACGCCGGAACTCCGCAGTCAGTACCGCCAACTCGTCCTCGACGACATCGCCGCGAACACGGGCGTCGACCTGCGCGACCGCATCGTCTACGAGAAGGAGTTCTGCGTCGACGACTTCGCGGCCCGCTACAACTCGATGAAGGGGTCGGCGCTCGGCCTCGCGCACACGCTCCGACAGACGGCACCGTTCCGCCCCGGTCACGAGTCGTCGAAGGTCGACGGCCTCTACTTCACGGGGTCGACCACCACGCCCGGCATCGGCGTCCCGATGTGTCTCATCTCGGGACTGCTCACGGCCGAGACGATGGCCGGGTCCGACTGA
- a CDS encoding SDR family NAD(P)-dependent oxidoreductase — MDETTVVVTGATRGVGRAVAAAFVDEGAHVVICSRNADDVEQTVDALSANGSVSGLRADVRDEFDLERLMERAAREGARDGIDVVVANAAVNHGTPGEMPIDAEPYSRFDDTVRTNVRGVFATVEEAAPYLTETARILVPSGSVAREPKAGMGAYAVSKAGAEAVVRQANADLDATALTLDLGLVNTALTGNQGGRDPDDVAPMFVWAATDADPDEYGGGVVGLREWKTATR, encoded by the coding sequence ATGGACGAGACTACCGTAGTCGTGACGGGCGCGACGCGCGGCGTCGGCCGTGCGGTCGCCGCCGCGTTCGTCGACGAGGGCGCACACGTCGTGATCTGTTCGCGAAACGCCGACGACGTAGAGCAGACGGTCGACGCACTCTCGGCGAACGGATCCGTCTCGGGCCTCCGTGCGGACGTCCGCGACGAGTTCGACCTCGAACGACTGATGGAACGGGCCGCCCGGGAGGGCGCACGCGACGGCATCGATGTCGTCGTCGCCAACGCCGCCGTCAACCACGGCACGCCTGGCGAGATGCCCATCGACGCCGAACCGTACAGCAGATTCGACGACACCGTCCGCACCAACGTGCGCGGCGTGTTCGCGACCGTGGAGGAGGCCGCACCGTACCTCACGGAAACGGCGCGCATCCTCGTCCCCTCAGGATCGGTCGCCCGCGAGCCGAAGGCGGGGATGGGCGCGTACGCCGTCTCGAAGGCGGGCGCGGAGGCGGTCGTGCGCCAGGCGAACGCCGACCTCGACGCGACGGCGCTCACGCTGGATCTCGGACTCGTGAACACCGCACTCACCGGAAATCAGGGTGGGCGCGACCCGGACGACGTCGCGCCGATGTTCGTGTGGGCGGCGACCGACGCCGACCCCGACGAGTACGGTGGTGGCGTCGTCGGCCTGCGGGAGTGGAAGACGGCGACGCGATAG
- a CDS encoding DUF106 domain-containing protein, protein MARIEARVRELASEPQMREAIEVVLDRAEDGEVQWVDVREDLSSGQWGRLIERGVLEDGEAGFALADREAIEAGLEAPEESTSSSDVEVPDSGEVSWSIYDKAAGVVTLLFFVGYSYGPVRSIVGNAMDVLFGPLQDALPLYAVIMILATLTGLYSTLLRANLMDMDRMAAYQQRMKDIQERRKEAKERGDDDAMQAIQEEQMEAMGDQLGMFKEQFRPMVWIMVLTIPVFLWMYWKIGFRGAEGQPGLDLEPIVLPLAGQVQWTDNLLIMPTWIIWYFLCSMAFTQIIQKGLNISMSPSTS, encoded by the coding sequence ATGGCACGAATCGAAGCGCGTGTCCGGGAACTCGCCTCCGAGCCCCAGATGCGCGAGGCTATCGAAGTCGTCCTCGACCGCGCGGAGGACGGCGAGGTCCAGTGGGTCGACGTCCGCGAGGACCTCTCCAGCGGTCAGTGGGGCCGCCTCATCGAGCGAGGCGTCCTCGAAGACGGCGAGGCAGGATTCGCGCTCGCCGACCGCGAGGCGATCGAGGCTGGACTGGAGGCACCCGAGGAATCGACCAGCAGCAGCGACGTTGAGGTTCCCGACTCCGGCGAGGTGTCGTGGAGCATCTACGACAAAGCCGCCGGCGTGGTGACGCTGCTGTTCTTCGTCGGTTACTCCTACGGCCCGGTCCGGAGCATCGTCGGCAACGCGATGGACGTCCTGTTCGGTCCGTTGCAGGACGCCCTGCCGCTGTACGCCGTGATTATGATCCTCGCGACACTGACGGGGCTGTACTCCACGCTCCTGCGTGCGAACCTGATGGATATGGACCGGATGGCCGCGTACCAACAGCGGATGAAAGATATCCAAGAGCGCCGCAAGGAGGCCAAAGAGCGCGGCGACGACGACGCGATGCAGGCCATCCAGGAAGAGCAGATGGAGGCCATGGGCGATCAACTCGGGATGTTCAAAGAGCAGTTCCGCCCGATGGTGTGGATTATGGTCCTCACTATCCCGGTGTTCCTGTGGATGTACTGGAAGATCGGATTCCGCGGCGCGGAGGGTCAGCCTGGTCTCGACCTCGAACCAATCGTCCTCCCGCTTGCCGGGCAGGTCCAATGGACCGATAACCTACTCATCATGCCCACGTGGATCATCTGGTACTTCCTGTGCTCGATGGCGTTCACCCAGATCATCCAGAAGGGGCTCAACATCTCGATGTCGCCGTCGACGTCGTAA
- a CDS encoding adenylate kinase: MSDHRILLLGPPGAGKGTQAKRLTTEYDLDHITTGDALRQNKDMETEYGTPGEFMDAGELVPDPVVNEIVVAALADADGFVLDGYPRNLDQAEFLTEETDLDTVLFLNVPEDVLVERLTGRRVCDDCGANYHVEFDQPEEDGVCDDCGGELIQREDDTEDTVRERLRVYRENTEPVVEHYREEGSLVEVSGEGTPDDVFESIVDVVEN; encoded by the coding sequence ATGAGCGACCACCGAATCCTGCTGCTTGGTCCGCCGGGGGCCGGGAAGGGGACGCAAGCAAAGCGCCTCACCACCGAGTACGACCTCGACCACATCACGACCGGTGACGCACTTCGTCAGAACAAGGATATGGAGACGGAGTACGGGACGCCCGGCGAGTTCATGGACGCGGGCGAACTCGTGCCCGACCCCGTCGTCAACGAGATCGTCGTCGCGGCACTCGCCGACGCCGACGGCTTCGTCCTCGACGGCTACCCGCGCAACCTCGACCAGGCGGAGTTCCTCACTGAGGAGACCGACCTCGACACCGTCCTGTTCCTGAACGTGCCCGAGGACGTCCTCGTCGAGCGCCTGACCGGCCGCCGCGTCTGCGACGACTGCGGCGCGAACTACCACGTCGAGTTCGACCAACCCGAGGAAGACGGCGTCTGCGACGACTGCGGCGGCGAGTTGATCCAGCGTGAGGACGACACCGAAGACACCGTCCGCGAGCGTCTACGCGTCTACCGCGAGAACACCGAACCCGTCGTCGAGCACTACCGCGAGGAGGGGTCGCTCGTCGAGGTGTCCGGTGAGGGCACGCCCGACGACGTGTTCGAGTCGATCGTCGACGTCGTCGAGAACTGA